The following proteins are encoded in a genomic region of Micrococcaceae bacterium Sec5.8:
- a CDS encoding PadR family transcriptional regulator: protein MRNSYPAGGFRGNNVDSMWQAVEELRSRFEKRTGSRAGRGEVRSAVLALLAERPMHGYQIIREIEERSGGSWKPSAGSVYPTLQLLADEGFIRAEESNGRKIYSLTDAGREEVAGAGTSAPWEASGPASGSGFAALPKAGVELAQAASQVGRTGTPEQVQEAVAVLDDARRRLYAILAQG, encoded by the coding sequence ATGCGCAATTCATACCCGGCAGGCGGATTCCGCGGCAACAATGTCGACAGCATGTGGCAGGCCGTCGAAGAGCTGCGTTCAAGGTTCGAGAAGCGGACAGGTTCCCGGGCGGGGCGGGGCGAGGTGCGCTCGGCCGTGCTGGCACTGCTTGCGGAACGGCCGATGCACGGCTACCAGATCATTCGTGAAATCGAGGAGCGCAGCGGCGGAAGCTGGAAGCCCAGCGCCGGGTCCGTCTATCCCACGTTGCAGCTTCTGGCCGACGAGGGGTTCATCCGTGCCGAGGAATCCAACGGCCGCAAGATCTATTCCTTGACCGACGCCGGCCGCGAAGAGGTGGCCGGCGCCGGTACCTCGGCGCCGTGGGAGGCATCGGGTCCGGCGTCCGGCAGCGGGTTCGCGGCCCTGCCCAAGGCGGGCGTCGAGCTCGCGCAGGCCGCGTCGCAGGTGGGCCGCACCGGCACTCCCGAGCAGGTGCAGGAGGCCGTGGCGGTGCTCGACGACGCCCGCCGCCGGCTGTACGCAATTCTCGCCCAGGGCTGA
- a CDS encoding AarF/UbiB family protein, translating to MTSVRRDRADPVTGAGDTRARYRRILRFAAWNLAVTWWFELFLPRLGMGWIAERTRAKRMHRFAQRFHVLAVELGGLMIKVGQFLSSRLDVLPPEITKELEGLQDEVPPVAFAAIRKLAEAELGSPLEQLFASVEEIPIAAASLGQAHRARLLPRDAADTGLEGVVLKVQRPGIDAIVDVDLAALRKIGGWLSHVRLISNRADMPALVEEFAQTSLEEIDYLHEGANSERFAAEFADDRRVDVPAVVWERSTRRVLTLEDVTAIKITDAEALLAAGIDPAQVAPVFASVMFDQMFTTGFFHADPHPGNIFVTPVADPAAPHPWKLTFIDFGMMGEVPTNTRSGLRKLLLAAASRDGKGLVAAIRNVGVLLPSADTVELERAMTHLFARFGGMGFAELREVDPREFRDFAVEFGDVVRSLPFQLPENFLLIIRAMSLTSGVCSSLDARFNLWDSVEPYAAQLLRDERGNIVQDVAQQALDAAGLALSLPKRLDGLLTRLEDGSLAVANPRLEQQVKRLDRTARRTASVLVFGALLIAGSVVRADDTVFGNVLMIASVVPLLHGLWAGRSGL from the coding sequence GTGACGTCGGTTCGCCGGGACCGCGCAGATCCGGTAACCGGCGCCGGGGACACCCGTGCCCGCTACCGCCGCATCCTGCGCTTCGCCGCCTGGAATCTCGCGGTGACCTGGTGGTTCGAGCTGTTCCTCCCGCGCCTTGGAATGGGCTGGATTGCCGAGCGGACGAGGGCCAAGAGGATGCACCGCTTCGCGCAGCGTTTTCACGTACTCGCCGTGGAGCTGGGCGGCCTCATGATCAAGGTGGGTCAATTCCTGTCCTCCAGGCTCGACGTGCTGCCGCCCGAGATCACCAAGGAACTGGAGGGACTGCAGGACGAGGTGCCGCCAGTGGCGTTCGCCGCCATCCGCAAGCTCGCCGAGGCGGAGCTGGGCTCACCACTGGAACAGTTGTTCGCCTCGGTCGAAGAGATCCCCATCGCAGCCGCGTCCCTGGGGCAGGCGCACCGGGCACGGCTCCTTCCCCGCGATGCGGCCGACACCGGACTTGAGGGTGTTGTGCTGAAAGTTCAGCGCCCGGGCATCGACGCCATTGTCGACGTCGACCTGGCCGCCCTGCGCAAAATTGGCGGCTGGCTCAGCCACGTCCGCCTGATTTCCAACCGGGCCGACATGCCCGCGCTGGTGGAGGAGTTTGCACAGACCAGCCTGGAGGAGATCGACTACCTGCACGAGGGGGCAAACTCCGAGCGGTTCGCCGCCGAGTTTGCCGATGACCGCCGGGTGGACGTACCCGCAGTCGTATGGGAGCGCAGCACCCGCCGAGTGCTGACCCTCGAAGATGTTACGGCGATCAAGATTACGGACGCGGAGGCGTTGCTGGCAGCCGGGATTGATCCGGCGCAGGTCGCTCCGGTATTCGCTTCGGTCATGTTCGACCAGATGTTTACAACCGGCTTCTTCCACGCCGATCCACACCCGGGCAACATCTTTGTCACTCCGGTAGCTGATCCCGCCGCTCCGCACCCCTGGAAGCTGACCTTCATCGACTTCGGCATGATGGGCGAGGTTCCTACAAACACGCGCAGTGGCTTGCGGAAGCTGCTCCTAGCGGCCGCCTCGCGTGACGGAAAGGGGTTGGTGGCCGCGATCCGGAACGTGGGTGTTCTGCTGCCCTCAGCGGACACGGTCGAGCTGGAGCGGGCGATGACGCACCTCTTCGCCCGGTTCGGTGGCATGGGCTTCGCTGAGCTCCGCGAAGTGGACCCCCGGGAGTTCCGGGACTTTGCGGTGGAGTTCGGCGACGTCGTCCGTTCGCTGCCGTTCCAGTTGCCGGAAAACTTCCTGCTCATCATCAGGGCGATGTCATTGACCTCGGGGGTGTGCAGTTCGCTGGACGCAAGGTTCAACCTGTGGGACTCGGTCGAACCCTACGCGGCGCAGCTGCTGCGCGACGAACGCGGCAATATCGTGCAGGACGTGGCCCAGCAGGCACTCGACGCCGCCGGGCTGGCCCTGAGCCTGCCAAAACGTCTGGATGGGCTCTTGACCAGGCTGGAGGACGGTTCACTGGCAGTGGCCAATCCGCGCCTCGAGCAACAGGTGAAACGGCTTGACCGCACGGCCCGGCGAACGGCATCGGTACTGGTTTTTGGCGCCCTGCTCATCGCCGGTTCCGTGGTCCGCGCGGACGACACGGTGTTCGGCAATGTCTTGATGATCGCGTCGGTGGTGCCCTTGTTGCACGGACTGTGGGCGGGACGCAGCGGCCTCTGA
- a CDS encoding DUF6531 domain-containing protein, whose amino-acid sequence MTEFVEVPLLPASDGSDGGRFSYAVAGSVKSAFELAASKLEEQAGSRATFVSSAKEDFKGHFSEVFASNAATAGKDAEALATALRTVAGYVGQMVEAGHEEDTRRAKNNEWVREHNDRNAFEKGWDSVFGEGDRPNAAPGKAPTFEPAAPTVGSRETPPPGGGYGGGTSSARPESLRSFAVNSRGLDEGLASAPGALEGHLSDFASDCYWGRIEASGVVSAYREYLRANENDAKWAVTVADAFAAAGGEGSVSTVSDAAVNEALAAAGVSASRSTLVVAPPMAAGAMPTSGYANDPVNTATGNFIEPEEDLRFAGVASDVVLSRMYNSLASGLDVPGVFGPGWASVLDQHLAVSDEGCRWVMADGRAVDFPREGSGWARAVGENYWLTAEPATAADLRESSSVPEGTVELLVVRDNEGGWWTYSLAGVWLGSGSGPGRTVSVVREKPADGGSVGQVTRLAHVQGRFLDVEYVDGLVAVVRASDGRRVEYGYDDAGRLTGVATELGARAYRWNEQGLIEAVVSSAGVVEAENTYDEHGRVVLQVTQHGRRTRFAYLPGRVTVVSDEDGSRSNSWIADAKGRLVGVLDSHDQRQSMAYDGHGNLVSFTERDGAVTVHAYDARGRKTRTVTPEGADLTYGWDEQDRITTLVTETGSVISYEYADEVSRDPSVILDPLGGRTELQWRNGQLARVIDPAGVAVGFEYDGFGDLVSTRNAAGDVARIIRDQAGRPVAALSPSGAETRFTYDAAGLLVRRVDPDGAVRAFEHDSAGRTTASIAPDGGRTELDYAVNGELVRTIDPLGRAIERVFDELGNVTAAVLPDGARWGFAHDTLSRLVGITDPAGHDWVREYDKVGALTAVVDPTGVRADATTDRLAGTATLTDAFASSTYSFDEYGRPTRVQGMDGSAELVTYDAAGNPVELLDGEGGLTVLGRDVAGKITSITSPSGAVTRYEYDGCGRPWRTTDPLGAVTELAYDADQRVTARTLPTGEVETFEYDPCGRLLTRNTPGQGVSRYGYDKAGRLSFSQDTWYGTRRFTYNTAGELTGTINGVGGRTFFDYDVRGRLVRITDPLGGVTTRTYTATDLVDAVTDPLGRVTTATYDPAGRQLSQTDPDGHTTTWTYDAAGQEATTSVDGKLLASIDRDLLRRRVVITDHTRNAGAGAAADGLAVEHELGFDRCGRLTSRTRGGQGLSWKYDGDGNRTAFTDAHGTTTTYTRDAAGRLTTVTNPLLRDAVFTHDASGRLTSATAGDLVQEWAYRGGNLAEHSRTDNSGSGGGTDVTLIGRDDDGRITALTRAGTITRYGYDGAGQMVSATTTPVTTAAGGAEGPAAQAVSVMSEWEYDAGGRLVREATPAGSRAYEYDAAGQLVAVTGPEGSRVEFVHDGLGRRTRLIGADGSWTEYAWGQTGQLKSVADRTPDGMETSRHELWVDALGELAGIDGALLWWDTANPVPTLTGITTSTVGDGSGGTAGIGIAGGGGQLLSLPGGVTGIGDAWTASGWRAARPTDQTDPWAVLGTPIMPDPSPGLNPDAMAGAGSAGLGAGAGPVGLLPAGVSLTGSGGVDIAGLEWLGARAYDPLTKGFLSTDPLAPILGAGWDGNPYAYAGNNPLNTTDPTGQRPLTDDELRAYDGTTGGAMAAAGDWWKDNWEYVAAGAAIVAGVALMCTGVGGPAGLALMMGAGALVSGGISVATQKADRGAVDWGRVGVDSAVGALAGGLGAGTGAIVASKMGAGLAARAATAAAGGAAEGGVSGGAGYAMSQGPHTPRGFIQATSTAAAVGAATGGITGYKPKWLGAADRQTFKYGIYRSSYSHDVSVLSRAGDAGYRNEFGSFWSADAPTSVLQARRDKAILPEWYNKNREITGTSPLSMGYTAEFPPGTTMYAGTVRRQIGLDGTVYQGGTPQVFIPKSYEHGTIIDQWELK is encoded by the coding sequence GTGACCGAGTTCGTTGAGGTGCCGCTGTTGCCGGCGTCAGACGGTTCTGATGGAGGGCGATTCAGTTACGCCGTGGCCGGGTCGGTGAAGTCTGCGTTTGAGCTGGCGGCATCAAAGCTCGAGGAGCAGGCAGGTTCGCGGGCGACGTTCGTCTCCTCCGCGAAGGAGGACTTCAAGGGGCATTTCTCTGAGGTTTTTGCCTCCAACGCTGCCACCGCGGGCAAGGACGCGGAAGCGTTGGCGACCGCGCTGCGGACCGTAGCCGGATACGTGGGACAGATGGTCGAGGCCGGGCATGAAGAGGACACCCGGCGTGCGAAGAATAACGAGTGGGTCCGGGAGCACAATGACCGTAACGCGTTCGAGAAGGGCTGGGACTCGGTCTTCGGTGAGGGAGACCGGCCGAACGCGGCGCCGGGCAAAGCTCCGACGTTCGAACCGGCAGCTCCCACCGTCGGGAGCCGGGAAACACCGCCGCCCGGCGGGGGGTACGGGGGCGGGACGTCCTCGGCGCGCCCGGAAAGCCTGCGGTCTTTCGCGGTAAACTCCCGGGGCTTGGATGAGGGGTTGGCCTCAGCCCCAGGTGCGCTGGAAGGACATCTCTCCGATTTCGCGTCCGATTGCTACTGGGGGCGGATCGAAGCCTCGGGCGTGGTCAGCGCCTACCGGGAGTATCTACGGGCCAACGAGAACGACGCGAAGTGGGCGGTCACTGTCGCGGATGCGTTTGCGGCCGCCGGGGGCGAGGGCAGTGTCTCGACCGTCTCGGACGCGGCCGTGAATGAAGCGCTTGCAGCAGCAGGAGTCAGCGCCAGCCGGTCCACGCTGGTCGTGGCTCCGCCGATGGCGGCCGGTGCGATGCCCACCAGCGGGTACGCAAACGACCCCGTGAACACCGCCACCGGAAACTTCATTGAACCGGAAGAGGATCTGCGGTTTGCCGGTGTCGCTTCCGACGTGGTTTTGTCGCGGATGTACAACTCTTTGGCCTCGGGACTGGACGTGCCCGGGGTGTTTGGCCCGGGGTGGGCCTCGGTCCTGGACCAGCACCTTGCGGTCTCGGATGAGGGGTGCCGCTGGGTGATGGCCGACGGCCGGGCCGTCGATTTTCCTCGTGAGGGGTCCGGCTGGGCGCGGGCGGTGGGCGAGAACTACTGGCTCACCGCAGAGCCTGCGACCGCAGCTGACCTCAGGGAGTCAAGCTCCGTGCCGGAGGGTACGGTCGAGCTGCTTGTGGTCCGGGACAATGAGGGCGGCTGGTGGACCTACAGCCTCGCGGGCGTGTGGCTCGGGTCCGGGTCGGGGCCGGGCCGGACGGTGTCCGTGGTCCGGGAAAAGCCCGCCGACGGCGGCAGTGTGGGACAGGTGACCCGGTTGGCGCATGTGCAGGGCCGGTTCCTTGACGTGGAGTACGTGGACGGGCTCGTTGCCGTGGTGCGGGCCTCGGACGGGCGCCGGGTGGAGTACGGCTATGACGACGCAGGCCGGCTGACGGGTGTGGCGACGGAGCTGGGGGCGCGGGCGTACCGGTGGAATGAGCAGGGCCTGATCGAGGCGGTGGTCTCGTCCGCGGGTGTTGTTGAGGCGGAGAACACCTATGACGAGCACGGCAGGGTTGTGCTGCAGGTGACCCAGCACGGGCGCCGGACCAGGTTCGCGTATTTGCCGGGCCGCGTCACGGTGGTCTCGGATGAAGACGGTTCCCGGTCGAACTCCTGGATCGCCGACGCGAAGGGCCGCCTGGTGGGTGTGCTCGATTCCCATGATCAGCGCCAGTCGATGGCGTATGACGGCCACGGGAACCTGGTGTCCTTCACGGAACGCGACGGGGCCGTGACGGTGCATGCCTACGACGCGCGGGGCCGGAAGACCCGGACAGTCACCCCGGAAGGCGCGGACCTCACGTACGGCTGGGATGAGCAGGACCGCATCACCACCCTGGTGACCGAAACAGGCTCGGTCATCTCGTATGAGTATGCCGATGAGGTGTCGCGGGACCCCTCGGTCATCCTGGACCCGCTGGGCGGGCGCACTGAGCTCCAGTGGCGGAACGGTCAGCTGGCCCGGGTGATAGACCCGGCCGGCGTTGCGGTCGGCTTTGAATACGACGGGTTCGGGGACCTGGTCTCGACCCGGAACGCAGCCGGGGACGTCGCGAGGATCATCCGAGACCAGGCGGGCCGCCCCGTCGCGGCGCTCAGCCCCTCCGGCGCCGAGACCCGCTTCACCTACGACGCTGCGGGCCTGCTGGTGCGGCGGGTGGACCCGGACGGCGCCGTCCGGGCCTTTGAACACGACTCGGCAGGGCGGACGACGGCGTCCATCGCCCCGGACGGGGGCCGGACCGAACTCGATTACGCCGTCAATGGTGAACTGGTCCGGACAATCGATCCGTTGGGCCGGGCCATCGAGCGGGTCTTCGATGAGCTGGGCAACGTCACGGCCGCGGTGCTGCCGGACGGTGCCCGCTGGGGCTTCGCCCACGACACGCTGTCCCGGCTCGTCGGGATCACGGACCCCGCCGGCCACGACTGGGTGCGGGAGTACGACAAGGTCGGTGCCCTGACCGCCGTCGTCGACCCGACCGGTGTCCGCGCGGACGCCACGACCGACCGTTTGGCGGGCACGGCGACCCTGACGGACGCGTTCGCGTCCTCAACGTACAGCTTTGACGAGTACGGGCGCCCCACGCGGGTCCAGGGGATGGACGGCTCCGCGGAACTGGTCACCTATGACGCGGCCGGGAACCCGGTGGAACTCCTCGACGGTGAAGGCGGCCTGACGGTCCTCGGCCGGGACGTGGCCGGGAAGATCACCTCGATCACTTCCCCCTCCGGCGCCGTCACCAGGTATGAATACGACGGGTGCGGGCGCCCCTGGCGGACCACGGACCCGCTCGGCGCGGTCACGGAACTGGCTTACGACGCCGACCAGCGGGTCACCGCCCGGACACTGCCCACCGGCGAGGTCGAAACCTTCGAGTACGACCCGTGCGGGCGGCTCCTGACCCGCAACACCCCCGGCCAGGGCGTGTCCCGGTACGGCTACGACAAGGCCGGGCGGCTGAGCTTCTCCCAGGACACCTGGTACGGGACCCGCCGGTTCACATACAACACCGCCGGGGAACTGACCGGGACCATCAACGGCGTCGGCGGCCGGACCTTCTTCGACTACGACGTCCGCGGGCGCCTGGTCCGGATCACCGACCCCTTGGGCGGGGTGACCACCCGCACCTACACGGCCACGGACTTGGTCGATGCGGTGACCGACCCCCTCGGCCGGGTGACCACCGCGACGTATGATCCTGCCGGGCGGCAACTGTCCCAGACGGACCCGGACGGGCACACCACCACCTGGACGTACGACGCCGCCGGGCAGGAGGCCACCACCTCGGTGGACGGGAAACTCCTGGCCTCAATTGACCGGGACCTGCTCCGCCGCCGCGTCGTCATCACCGACCACACCCGCAACGCCGGCGCCGGTGCGGCTGCTGACGGGCTGGCCGTGGAGCACGAACTCGGCTTTGACCGTTGTGGGCGGCTGACCTCCCGCACCCGCGGCGGCCAGGGCCTGTCCTGGAAGTACGACGGCGACGGGAACCGTACCGCGTTCACCGACGCCCACGGCACCACCACCACCTACACCCGGGACGCCGCCGGACGGCTCACCACCGTCACCAACCCCCTGCTCCGGGACGCGGTGTTCACCCATGATGCGTCCGGGCGCCTCACCTCGGCCACCGCCGGGGACCTCGTCCAGGAATGGGCCTACCGGGGCGGGAACCTCGCCGAACACAGCCGCACCGACAACTCGGGCAGTGGCGGTGGGACGGATGTGACGCTGATCGGTAGGGACGACGACGGCCGCATCACGGCACTGACCCGCGCCGGAACCATCACCCGGTACGGCTACGACGGTGCCGGACAGATGGTCTCGGCGACTACCACCCCGGTCACCACCGCGGCTGGTGGTGCGGAAGGGCCCGCAGCACAGGCAGTGTCGGTGATGTCGGAGTGGGAGTACGACGCCGGTGGACGCCTGGTCCGCGAGGCCACCCCGGCGGGGTCCCGGGCCTACGAGTACGACGCCGCGGGACAACTTGTCGCCGTCACCGGCCCGGAGGGGTCGAGGGTGGAGTTCGTCCATGACGGGCTGGGCCGGCGGACCCGGCTCATCGGCGCGGACGGGTCCTGGACCGAATACGCATGGGGCCAGACCGGCCAGCTGAAGAGCGTTGCCGACCGCACACCCGACGGCATGGAAACCTCCCGGCACGAGCTGTGGGTCGACGCCCTCGGCGAACTTGCCGGCATCGACGGCGCCCTCCTGTGGTGGGACACCGCGAACCCCGTCCCCACCCTCACCGGCATCACGACCAGCACGGTTGGTGATGGCTCCGGAGGCACCGCCGGTATCGGCATCGCAGGTGGTGGTGGGCAGCTCCTGTCCCTGCCCGGTGGTGTGACAGGGATCGGGGATGCCTGGACGGCGTCGGGCTGGCGAGCCGCCCGGCCCACCGATCAGACCGACCCATGGGCGGTCCTCGGTACCCCCATCATGCCCGACCCCTCGCCCGGCCTAAACCCCGACGCAATGGCCGGTGCAGGTTCCGCCGGACTCGGTGCTGGTGCCGGGCCGGTCGGGTTGCTGCCGGCGGGTGTCAGCCTGACTGGTAGTGGCGGCGTGGACATCGCAGGCCTGGAATGGCTCGGAGCTAGGGCCTATGACCCCCTGACCAAGGGGTTCCTGTCCACGGACCCGCTCGCCCCGATCCTGGGGGCGGGTTGGGACGGCAACCCTTACGCCTATGCGGGCAACAACCCGCTGAACACCACCGACCCCACCGGTCAGAGGCCCCTGACCGATGACGAACTTCGGGCCTATGACGGCACGACCGGCGGCGCTATGGCCGCGGCCGGAGACTGGTGGAAGGACAACTGGGAATACGTTGCCGCCGGAGCCGCGATCGTGGCCGGTGTCGCCCTGATGTGTACTGGAGTCGGCGGGCCAGCAGGCCTGGCCCTGATGATGGGCGCTGGCGCCCTTGTATCAGGTGGTATCTCTGTTGCAACCCAGAAGGCCGACAGGGGAGCCGTCGACTGGGGCCGGGTGGGGGTTGATTCGGCTGTCGGAGCCCTCGCGGGAGGGCTGGGCGCTGGCACTGGGGCGATTGTCGCATCAAAAATGGGCGCCGGCCTGGCAGCTCGTGCCGCGACCGCAGCTGCTGGAGGCGCAGCGGAAGGCGGGGTAAGTGGGGGCGCCGGTTACGCCATGTCGCAGGGCCCCCACACGCCACGCGGCTTCATCCAGGCAACGTCGACGGCAGCCGCGGTCGGGGCAGCAACAGGGGGGATCACCGGCTACAAGCCGAAATGGCTTGGAGCGGCTGATAGGCAGACTTTCAAGTACGGAATCTATCGTTCCAGTTATTCACATGACGTGTCGGTTCTGTCGCGTGCAGGAGACGCCGGGTATCGGAATGAGTTTGGTAGCTTTTGGTCAGCAGATGCTCCCACATCGGTCCTTCAGGCGCGAAGGGACAAAGCGATCCTTCCCGAGTGGTACAACAAGAACCGTGAGATCACTGGTACAAGCCCACTCAGCATGGGGTATACCGCTGAATTCCCACCGGGGACGACGATGTACGCCGGTACGGTGAGGCGCCAGATAGGACTTGACGGAACCGTGTACCAAGGTGGGACGCCGCAAGTCTTTATTCCGAAGTCATATGAACACGGCACTATTATTGATCAATGGGAGCTGAAATGA
- a CDS encoding pyrophosphorylase: MSRVLSTEQAKAAIGQVQSIINGGFTDQISALDAQGKILSDPNIWDGPLATQFRGSTWPETKAALDKARQELEELRTQLQKISQDIFSAGGGA; the protein is encoded by the coding sequence ATGTCGCGTGTGTTGTCAACCGAGCAAGCGAAGGCTGCCATCGGGCAGGTGCAGTCGATCATCAATGGTGGTTTCACGGATCAGATCTCGGCGCTGGATGCGCAGGGCAAGATCCTGTCGGATCCGAATATCTGGGACGGTCCGCTGGCTACGCAGTTCCGCGGGTCCACGTGGCCGGAGACGAAGGCGGCGCTGGACAAGGCCCGCCAGGAACTCGAGGAGCTGCGGACCCAGCTGCAGAAGATCTCGCAGGACATTTTCTCCGCCGGCGGCGGCGCCTAA